Proteins from a genomic interval of Clostridium sp. AN503:
- a CDS encoding response regulator transcription factor codes for MNRNKILVVDDDPSVRRMICRILDSEGLSAQEASGGLEAIQLAQSHPYSLIILDLIMDDMDGFQVINHLRLHGVLTPLFVLSGRQAEVDKVLALGIGADDYITKPFSTMVLCAKVKACLRRESLSGPVSTNEILAGPFRYIVDEMRLFKDNIELFLSSKECLLMRYFLTNQNKILTKEQIYRQVWNDTFVDDNTIMVHIRRLRMKIEDDPNHPVFLKNVRGIGYQFVVCPSGQDPNPSGASVFH; via the coding sequence TTGAACCGTAATAAAATCCTTGTAGTAGACGACGATCCATCCGTACGCCGTATGATATGCCGTATCCTGGACAGTGAGGGATTGTCTGCCCAGGAAGCCTCCGGAGGCCTGGAGGCGATCCAGCTGGCGCAGTCACACCCCTATTCCCTGATCATCCTGGACCTGATCATGGACGATATGGATGGTTTTCAGGTGATCAACCACCTGCGGCTCCACGGGGTCCTGACCCCGCTTTTTGTCTTAAGCGGCAGGCAGGCTGAGGTTGACAAGGTTCTGGCTCTGGGAATCGGAGCCGACGACTACATCACAAAACCATTCAGCACCATGGTGCTGTGCGCAAAGGTAAAAGCCTGTCTCCGGAGGGAAAGCCTTTCGGGTCCGGTCAGCACAAACGAGATCCTGGCAGGCCCGTTCCGCTATATTGTAGATGAGATGCGGCTGTTCAAGGACAACATCGAGCTGTTCCTTTCCAGCAAAGAATGTCTGCTCATGAGGTATTTCCTGACCAACCAGAACAAGATCCTCACCAAGGAGCAGATCTATCGTCAGGTGTGGAATGATACCTTCGTCGATGACAATACGATCATGGTACATATAAGACGTCTCCGCATGAAGATCGAGGATGATCCCAACCATCCGGTGTTTTTAAAAAATGTCCGCGGGATCGGATATCAGTTTGTGGTCTGTCCTTCGGGGCAGGATCCCAATCCTTCCGGGGCGTCTGTGTTTCACTGA
- the fsa gene encoding fructose-6-phosphate aldolase — translation MKFFLDTANVEDIRKANDMGVICGVTTNPSLIAKEGRDFNEVIKEIAGIVDGPISGEVKATTVDAEGMIAEGRAIAAIHPNMVVKIPMTPEGLKATKVLSSEGIKTNVTLVFSAAQALLAARAGAAYVSPFLGRLDDISMPGIQLIEEIMDIFQMYDDITTEIIAASVRNPIHVIDCARAGADIATVPYPVILQMTKHPLTNQGIAKFQADYRKVFGD, via the coding sequence ATGAAATTCTTTTTGGATACGGCAAATGTTGAGGATATTAGAAAAGCGAATGATATGGGAGTGATCTGTGGAGTGACCACCAACCCGTCCCTGATCGCAAAAGAGGGCAGGGATTTCAATGAGGTGATAAAAGAGATCGCAGGCATTGTAGACGGCCCGATCAGCGGTGAGGTGAAGGCAACCACAGTGGACGCGGAGGGCATGATCGCAGAGGGACGTGCGATCGCAGCGATCCACCCCAACATGGTTGTGAAGATCCCTATGACACCAGAGGGCTTAAAGGCGACCAAGGTGTTGTCCTCCGAGGGGATCAAGACCAATGTCACCCTGGTATTTTCCGCAGCACAGGCGCTTCTGGCTGCAAGAGCGGGCGCTGCCTATGTATCTCCGTTTTTGGGCCGTTTAGATGATATTTCCATGCCGGGCATCCAGCTGATCGAGGAGATCATGGATATCTTCCAGATGTATGACGATATCACCACGGAGATCATTGCTGCCAGCGTGCGAAACCCGATCCATGTGATCGACTGTGCAAGAGCTGGCGCCGATATTGCGACGGTGCCTTATCCGGTCATCCTGCAGATGACAAAGCATCCGCTGACTAATCAGGGTATTGCCAAGTTCCAGGCAGACTACAGGAAGGTATTCGGCGATTAA
- a CDS encoding HAD family hydrolase: MIRTVIFDIDGTMYDYDACDQVSTKAVQEYCREQLGISEERFYQSLSVAGRMVRQRIGYRCASIHNRLLRYQCMMELWGVPLFPHVQEMHRIYWDTLMEEMRPFPGLKVWMESLKQMGIQIGVGTNMTAEIQYRKLERLGVSSYVDWLVSSEEAGVEKPDAKFFSQCREKSGMDPEECLFVGDSLNGDVAAALTCGMQALLFAPETGRTAADCCEAAMPDGRIYHVIPSFEGCRGVGFLGSEQ, translated from the coding sequence GTGATCCGTACAGTCATATTTGATATTGACGGCACCATGTATGATTATGACGCCTGTGACCAGGTGTCCACGAAAGCAGTGCAGGAATACTGCCGGGAGCAGCTTGGCATAAGCGAGGAACGGTTTTATCAGTCTCTGTCAGTAGCGGGCAGGATGGTGCGTCAGCGTATCGGATACCGATGTGCGTCCATCCACAACCGGCTGCTCCGTTACCAGTGCATGATGGAGCTTTGGGGCGTCCCTCTGTTTCCGCATGTACAGGAAATGCACCGGATATATTGGGACACTCTGATGGAAGAGATGCGGCCGTTTCCCGGACTTAAGGTATGGATGGAGTCGCTTAAACAGATGGGGATACAGATCGGCGTCGGGACCAACATGACCGCGGAGATCCAGTATAGAAAACTTGAACGGCTGGGCGTCTCGTCCTATGTGGACTGGCTGGTGAGCAGCGAGGAGGCGGGCGTGGAAAAGCCGGATGCGAAGTTCTTTTCCCAGTGCAGGGAAAAGAGCGGCATGGATCCGGAGGAGTGCCTGTTTGTGGGCGACAGCTTAAATGGAGACGTGGCGGCAGCTCTGACCTGCGGAATGCAGGCGCTTTTGTTCGCACCGGAGACCGGCAGGACGGCGGCAGACTGCTGTGAGGCGGCGATGCCGGATGGAAGGATTTATCATGTGATCCCATCCTTTGAGGGCTGCCGGGGCGTGGGGTTTTTAGGATCAGAACAATAA
- a CDS encoding L-ribulose-5-phosphate 4-epimerase → MLEALKQKVYEANMELPKYGLVTFTWGNVSAIDRESGLFVIKPSGVDYDRLRPEDMVVMDLEGNQVEGEMNPSSDTATHLELYRAFPKMGGIVHTHSPWATSWAQAGRGIPCYGTTHADYMYGEIPCLRCLTKEEIDGAYEKNTGLLIVDHFKDKEYMAVPACLCKNHGPFAWGKDAGEAVHNAVVLEEVAKMAARCEMINPQVQPAPQELQDKHYLRKHGANAYYGQKG, encoded by the coding sequence ATGCTTGAGGCATTGAAACAGAAAGTCTATGAAGCGAATATGGAGCTTCCCAAATACGGCCTGGTGACCTTTACCTGGGGCAATGTCAGCGCCATCGACCGGGAGAGCGGATTGTTTGTCATCAAGCCCAGCGGCGTGGATTATGACAGGCTGCGGCCGGAGGATATGGTGGTGATGGACCTTGAGGGCAATCAGGTGGAAGGAGAGATGAACCCGTCGTCTGATACAGCCACCCATCTGGAGCTTTACCGGGCGTTTCCGAAAATGGGGGGGATCGTACATACCCATTCTCCGTGGGCCACAAGCTGGGCCCAGGCGGGGCGAGGGATTCCCTGTTACGGCACTACCCACGCGGATTATATGTATGGGGAGATCCCATGCCTGCGCTGCCTGACAAAGGAAGAGATTGACGGCGCTTACGAGAAGAATACCGGCCTTTTGATCGTGGATCATTTTAAGGATAAGGAATACATGGCGGTACCTGCCTGCCTGTGCAAGAACCATGGGCCGTTTGCCTGGGGGAAGGATGCCGGTGAGGCGGTCCACAACGCGGTTGTGCTGGAGGAGGTTGCCAAGATGGCGGCCCGGTGCGAGATGATCAATCCGCAGGTACAGCCGGCTCCGCAGGAACTGCAGGATAAGCATTATCTGAGAAAACACGGGGCAAACGCTTATTACGGACAGAAAGGGTGA
- a CDS encoding L-ribulose-5-phosphate 3-epimerase: MDRAYTLGLYEKAMPAELSWKEKLEAAKEAGFDFVEISIDETDAKLARLEMTKEERLALLGVMKETQVPIRSMCLSGHRKYPLGSSDPAVRARSLEIMEKAIGLAEDLGVRIIQLAGYDVYYEESTEETRAYFLENLKKATEMAARAGVLLGFETMETEFMNTVEKSMKYVDMVSSVYLNVYPDIGNTTNAAKTYGTDVLDDLRTGKGHLVAMHLKETKPGLFREIPFGEGHVDFESAIRTAWELGIRRYVTEFWYTGNPAWKEDLLDANRRMAEILKSQG; the protein is encoded by the coding sequence ATGGATAGAGCATATACCCTTGGGCTGTATGAGAAGGCCATGCCGGCAGAGCTGTCATGGAAGGAAAAGCTTGAGGCGGCAAAAGAGGCGGGCTTTGACTTTGTGGAGATCAGCATTGACGAGACAGACGCGAAGCTAGCGCGCCTGGAGATGACGAAGGAGGAACGCCTTGCGCTCCTGGGTGTGATGAAGGAAACCCAGGTGCCGATCCGTTCCATGTGCCTGAGCGGCCACCGCAAATATCCGCTGGGAAGCAGCGATCCGGCGGTGCGGGCCAGGAGCCTGGAGATCATGGAGAAGGCCATCGGGCTTGCGGAGGATCTGGGGGTCCGGATCATCCAGTTGGCGGGATATGACGTGTATTATGAGGAATCCACTGAGGAGACCAGGGCGTATTTCCTGGAGAATTTAAAAAAGGCAACGGAGATGGCGGCACGCGCCGGAGTGCTCCTGGGCTTTGAGACCATGGAGACCGAGTTTATGAATACGGTGGAAAAGTCCATGAAATATGTGGACATGGTATCATCCGTGTATCTGAATGTGTATCCCGATATCGGGAATACAACCAATGCAGCCAAAACCTATGGAACCGATGTGCTTGACGACCTGCGGACAGGAAAAGGGCATCTGGTAGCGATGCATTTGAAGGAGACAAAACCCGGCCTGTTCCGGGAGATCCCGTTTGGGGAGGGCCATGTGGACTTTGAGAGCGCCATCCGGACCGCCTGGGAGCTTGGGATCAGGCGGTATGTGACGGAATTCTGGTACACGGGGAACCCGGCATGGAAGGAAGATCTGCTGGATGCCAACCGCCGGATGGCGGAGATCCTAAAGTCGCAGGGATGA